In Oryzias melastigma strain HK-1 linkage group LG18, ASM292280v2, whole genome shotgun sequence, one DNA window encodes the following:
- the hacd4 gene encoding very-long-chain (3R)-3-hydroxyacyl-CoA dehydratase 4 isoform X1, with protein sequence MEDFRKNFRGMLSFRFVYIFTYNLFQFCGHTWILANTITRFFTFGTDALADTFYSVGFVMSLCQLLSVLELFHIADGIEKARLLPRFVQVMEKNILLIVVTMCEDIQREPVVCVQFFLWNILDLLRYPHELLCVVATPSITMLQTRYSLWIPLYTLSVINEGAVINRALTFTEPAALTCPHFQISLSSMIYLPVLAIGAGMTVWQLLKERRYHLDRWNKRRKRK encoded by the exons ATGGAAGATTTTAGGAAAAACTTCAGAGGAAT GCTCAGCTTCAGGTTTGTCTACATTTTCACCTACAACTTGTTCCAGTTCTGCGGTCACACGTGGATCCTGGCTAACACCATTACAAGGTTTTTCACGTTTGGGACAG ATGCTTTGGCGGACACCTTCTACTCGGTTGGCTTTGTGATGAGCCTGTGCCAGCTCCTGTCAGTGCTGGAGCTTTTCCACATCGCCGACGGCATCGAGAAAGCCAGACTTCTTCCTCGCTTCGTTCAG GTCATGGAGAAGAACATTTTGTTGATCGTGGTCACCATGTGTGAAGACATTCAAAGAGAGCCAGTAGTGTGTGTGCAGTTCTTCCTGTGGAACATTCTGGACCTCCTGCG GTACCCCCATGAGCTGCTGTGTGTTGTGGCCACCCCCTCCATCACCATGCTGCAGACGCGCTATTCTCTCTGGATCCCCTTATACACCCTGTCAGTCATCAATGAAG GCGCTGTGATCAACCGGGCTCTAACCTTCACTGAACCAGCAGCCTTGACCTGCCCACATTTCCAGATCTCTCTCTCCTCCATGATCTATCTGCCTGTTCTTGCAATCG GAGCTGGTATGACAGTGTGGCAGCTCCTGAAGGAGAGACGGTACCATCTGGACAGATGGaacaagaggaggaagaggaagtga
- the hacd4 gene encoding very-long-chain (3R)-3-hydroxyacyl-CoA dehydratase 4 isoform X2 gives MSCFSDLQWKILGKTSEEYALADTFYSVGFVMSLCQLLSVLELFHIADGIEKARLLPRFVQVMEKNILLIVVTMCEDIQREPVVCVQFFLWNILDLLRYPHELLCVVATPSITMLQTRYSLWIPLYTLSVINEGAVINRALTFTEPAALTCPHFQISLSSMIYLPVLAIGAGMTVWQLLKERRYHLDRWNKRRKRK, from the exons ATGAGCTGCTTTTCTGACCTGCAATGGAAGATTTTAGGAAAAACTTCAGAGGAAT ATGCTTTGGCGGACACCTTCTACTCGGTTGGCTTTGTGATGAGCCTGTGCCAGCTCCTGTCAGTGCTGGAGCTTTTCCACATCGCCGACGGCATCGAGAAAGCCAGACTTCTTCCTCGCTTCGTTCAG GTCATGGAGAAGAACATTTTGTTGATCGTGGTCACCATGTGTGAAGACATTCAAAGAGAGCCAGTAGTGTGTGTGCAGTTCTTCCTGTGGAACATTCTGGACCTCCTGCG GTACCCCCATGAGCTGCTGTGTGTTGTGGCCACCCCCTCCATCACCATGCTGCAGACGCGCTATTCTCTCTGGATCCCCTTATACACCCTGTCAGTCATCAATGAAG GCGCTGTGATCAACCGGGCTCTAACCTTCACTGAACCAGCAGCCTTGACCTGCCCACATTTCCAGATCTCTCTCTCCTCCATGATCTATCTGCCTGTTCTTGCAATCG GAGCTGGTATGACAGTGTGGCAGCTCCTGAAGGAGAGACGGTACCATCTGGACAGATGGaacaagaggaggaagaggaagtga